In Bacteroides coprosuis DSM 18011, the following are encoded in one genomic region:
- a CDS encoding 3-dehydroquinate dehydratase, type II (COGs: COG0757 3-dehydroquinate dehydratase II~InterPro IPR001874~KEGG: bvu:BVU_0877 3-dehydroquinate dehydratase~PFAM: Dehydroquinase, class II~PRIAM: 3-dehydroquinate dehydratase~SPTR: 3-dehydroquinate dehydratase;~TIGRFAM: Dehydroquinase, class II~IMG reference gene:2504106092~PFAM: Dehydroquinase class II~TIGRFAM: 3-dehydroquinate dehydratase, type II): MKVLIINGPNINLVGKREPSIYGAQSFEEYFLQMKLKYPTIDLSYFQSNIEGELINQIHEVGFSYDGIILNAGAYTHTSIALLDAIRAIKSPVIEVHISNTQAREEYRHHSMIAAGCLGVICGFGLNSYQLALEALINR, encoded by the coding sequence ATGAAAGTACTCATAATTAATGGTCCCAACATTAATTTGGTAGGTAAAAGAGAGCCTTCAATTTACGGAGCTCAATCATTCGAAGAATACTTTCTTCAAATGAAACTAAAATACCCTACCATAGACCTATCATACTTTCAATCTAATATCGAAGGTGAACTAATTAATCAAATCCATGAAGTTGGTTTTTCATATGATGGTATTATCCTTAATGCTGGTGCATATACGCACACTTCTATAGCTTTATTGGATGCAATAAGAGCAATAAAAAGCCCCGTCATTGAAGTTCACATTTCAAACACACAAGCTAGAGAAGAGTACAGACATCACTCGATGATTGCAGCAGGGTGTCTCGGGGTTATTTGTGGCTTTGGATTAAATTCATACCAACTAGCTCTAGAAGCGTTGATTAATAGATAA
- a CDS encoding Phosphopantetheine adenylyltransferase (COGs: COG0669 Phosphopantetheine adenylyltransferase~HAMAP: Coenzyme A biosynthesis protein~InterPro IPR001980:IPR004820:IPR004821~KEGG: bfs:BF4334 phosphopantetheine adenylyltransferase~PFAM: Cytidylyltransferase~PRIAM: Pantetheine-phosphate adenylyltransferase~SPTR: Phosphopantetheine adenylyltransferase;~TIGRFAM: Coenzyme A biosynthesis protein; Cytidyltransferase-related~IMG reference gene:2504106086~PFAM: Cytidylyltransferase~TIGRFAM: pantetheine-phosphate adenylyltransferase, bacterial; cytidyltransferase-related domain) has translation MKRAIFPGTFDPFTTGHYSVVQRALTFMDEVIIGIGINESKNTHFPIDRRVQVIQDFYKDEPRIKVMAYSNLTVDFAQEVGAKFVIRGIRTVKDFEYEESIADINRKLAGIETILLFTEPELSCVSSTLVRELLSYNKDISQFIPKGMEL, from the coding sequence ATGAAAAGAGCTATATTCCCTGGTACTTTCGATCCTTTCACAACGGGACACTATTCTGTTGTTCAAAGAGCATTAACGTTTATGGATGAAGTGATAATAGGGATTGGAATTAATGAATCTAAAAACACTCATTTCCCTATTGATAGACGAGTTCAGGTGATACAAGATTTTTATAAGGATGAGCCTCGTATTAAGGTCATGGCTTATAGTAATCTAACAGTAGATTTTGCTCAAGAGGTGGGAGCTAAATTTGTGATAAGAGGAATTCGCACTGTCAAAGACTTTGAGTATGAAGAGTCTATTGCTGATATCAATAGAAAATTAGCTGGAATAGAAACAATACTTCTCTTTACTGAACCAGAATTGAGTTGCGTGAGTTCGACATTAGTACGTGAGTTGCTTTCTTATAATAAAGATATTAGTCAATTTATCCCAAAAGGAATGGAGCTGTAG
- a CDS encoding carboxyl-terminal protease (COGs: COG0793 Periplasmic protease~InterPro IPR001478:IPR005151:IPR004447~KEGG: bth:BT_3035 carboxy-terminal processing protease precursor~PFAM: Peptidase S41; PDZ/DHR/GLGF~SMART: Peptidase S41; PDZ/DHR/GLGF~SPTR: Putative uncharacterized protein;~TIGRFAM: Peptidase S41A, C-terminal peptidase~manually curated~IMG reference gene:2504106087~PFAM: Peptidase family S41; PDZ domain (Also known as DHR or GLGF)~TIGRFAM: C-terminal peptidase (prc)) translates to MHRFSLLLVIALISYPVFSQKKEIPISRKLQMAEFLITKLYVDSVDEGKIVEAAIQGMLNELDPHSTYSNAEEVKLFNESMQGEFFGIGIQFQMMQDTLYVIQPVVKGPSEKVGIQAGDKIISVDKESIAGVGMNTSRIIKLLRGPRKSKVLLEIVRRGVEDTLYFTVERDKIPVETIDASYLLTAQTGYIRLNQFGKNSAKEFETALRHLKNQKIENLVLDLRGNSGGFLDAAIDIANHFLQGKQRIVYAKGNKVDIGSFYAKGNGLFQEGKLIVLVDEFSASASEILAGAIQDWDRGIIVGRRSFGKGLVQRPIDLFDGSMIRLTIARYYTPSGRSIQKPYDKGESNRKNYGEDILHRLERGEHISKDSIQLVDSLKYKTLTLSRTVYGGGGVMPDVFVPVDTTHVSSFFKYALSKGLLIQVSLEFVEQEGSLIRDKYSEDEFIQQFKTPESLFRRVQELAIENKFSFEQSEVDQSKSFLNTYLKALIARDIWSTEVFFRVFNQSDPILLKALEILESNKYNEILKSSLN, encoded by the coding sequence ATGCATAGGTTCTCTCTCTTATTAGTGATAGCTTTGATTTCTTATCCTGTATTTTCACAGAAAAAGGAGATTCCAATTTCAAGAAAATTGCAGATGGCTGAGTTCTTGATAACAAAACTCTATGTAGACTCTGTTGATGAAGGTAAAATTGTTGAGGCTGCTATACAGGGAATGCTCAATGAACTCGATCCTCATTCTACTTACTCCAATGCAGAAGAGGTGAAACTTTTTAATGAATCTATGCAAGGAGAGTTTTTCGGTATCGGTATTCAGTTTCAAATGATGCAAGATACTTTATATGTAATTCAGCCTGTTGTTAAGGGACCATCTGAAAAAGTAGGAATACAAGCAGGAGATAAAATTATTTCTGTTGATAAGGAATCTATAGCTGGGGTAGGTATGAATACTTCCCGAATAATTAAATTATTGAGAGGCCCTCGAAAAAGTAAAGTTCTCTTGGAGATAGTTCGCAGAGGTGTTGAAGATACTTTGTATTTTACGGTTGAGAGAGATAAAATTCCTGTAGAAACAATTGATGCCTCTTATCTTCTTACTGCTCAAACGGGTTACATTCGTTTAAATCAATTTGGAAAAAATTCAGCTAAAGAATTTGAGACTGCTCTAAGACATCTAAAAAATCAAAAGATTGAAAATCTAGTTTTAGACTTAAGAGGGAATAGTGGTGGGTTCTTAGATGCTGCAATAGACATTGCAAACCATTTTTTACAAGGAAAGCAGCGAATTGTTTATGCCAAAGGAAATAAAGTTGATATTGGAAGCTTCTATGCCAAAGGAAATGGGTTGTTTCAAGAGGGTAAATTGATCGTTCTAGTTGATGAGTTTTCTGCATCAGCTAGTGAAATACTTGCTGGAGCCATTCAAGATTGGGATAGAGGTATTATTGTAGGTAGAAGATCATTTGGGAAAGGGCTTGTACAGAGACCTATTGATCTATTTGATGGATCTATGATTCGCCTAACAATAGCTCGATATTATACCCCTAGTGGAAGATCTATTCAAAAACCTTATGATAAAGGTGAGAGTAACAGAAAAAACTATGGTGAAGATATATTACATCGATTAGAACGTGGCGAACATATTTCTAAGGATAGTATTCAACTCGTAGATTCGTTGAAATATAAAACATTAACCTTGTCAAGAACCGTATATGGGGGTGGAGGTGTAATGCCAGATGTGTTTGTACCTGTAGATACAACTCATGTTTCATCTTTCTTTAAATACGCTTTGTCTAAAGGCCTTTTAATACAAGTAAGTTTAGAATTTGTTGAACAAGAAGGGAGTCTTATCAGAGATAAATACTCAGAGGATGAATTTATTCAACAGTTTAAGACTCCTGAATCATTGTTTAGACGAGTGCAGGAATTAGCTATAGAAAATAAGTTTTCTTTTGAGCAATCTGAAGTAGATCAAAGTAAATCTTTTTTAAATACTTATTTAAAGGCTTTAATAGCTAGAGACATATGGAGTACCGAAGTTTTTTTCCGAGTATTTAATCAATCAGATCCTATTCTTCTAAAAGCTCTAGAAATTTTAGAGAGTAATAAGTATAATGAAATATTAAAAAGTTCTTTAAACTAG
- a CDS encoding ribosome-binding factor A (COGs: COG0858 Ribosome-binding factor A~InterPro IPR000238~KEGG: bvu:BVU_0874 ribosome-binding factor A~PFAM: Ribosome-binding factor A~SPTR: Ribosome-binding factor A;~TIGRFAM: Ribosome-binding factor A~IMG reference gene:2504106089~PFAM: Ribosome-binding factor A~TIGRFAM: ribosome-binding factor A) encodes METTRQQKISRLIQKELSEIFLQQTKATNGILISVSEVRVTSDLSIARAYLSIFPNDKKQELIENINANAKAIRYDLGTRVRHQLRIIPELIFHIDDSLDYAERIDELLK; translated from the coding sequence ATGGAAACAACTAGACAACAAAAAATATCTCGTTTAATACAAAAAGAATTAAGCGAAATATTCCTTCAACAAACTAAAGCTACTAATGGAATTCTTATCTCTGTAAGTGAAGTAAGAGTGACATCTGACTTAAGTATTGCTAGAGCATATTTAAGCATATTCCCTAACGACAAGAAACAAGAACTTATTGAGAATATTAATGCGAATGCAAAAGCAATAAGATATGATTTAGGAACTAGAGTTCGTCACCAACTTCGTATCATACCCGAATTAATTTTCCACATTGACGATTCATTAGATTACGCTGAAAGAATTGACGAATTATTAAAGTGA
- a CDS encoding DNA topoisomerase type IIA subunit B region 2 domain protein (COGs: COG0187 Type IIA topoisomerase (DNA gyrase/topo II topoisomerase IV) B subunit~InterPro IPR003594:IPR001241:IPR013506:IPR006171~KEGG: bfs:BF4333 DNA topoisomerase IV subunit B~PFAM: DNA topoisomerase, type IIA, subunit B, domain 2; ATPase-like, ATP-binding domain; Toprim domain~SMART: DNA topoisomerase, type IIA, subunit B/N-terminal; ATPase-like, ATP-binding domain~SPTR: DNA topoisomerase IV subunit B;~IMG reference gene:2504106085~PFAM: Histidine kinase-, DNA gyrase B-, and HSP90-like ATPase; DNA gyrase B; DNA gyrase B subunit, carboxyl terminus) — translation MSENLENKTTSVAYTDDHIRHLSDMEHIRVRPGMYIGKLGDGSFAEDGIYVLLKEVLDNSIDEFKMNAGKRIDVVVEDNLTASVRDFGRGIPQGKLIEAVSVLNTGGKYDSKAFKKSVGLNGVGIKAVNALSKRFEVRSYREGKMRRAVFSQGNLELDETLSSGEKTGTYIAFEPDESLFKGYSFRSEYIETMLRNYTYLNTGLVISYNKTRIESKNGLEDLLSDNMTSEGLYPIIHLKGDDIEVAFTHASQYGEEYYSFVNGQHTTQGGTHQSAFKEHIARAIRDFYNKNHDFSDIRNGLVAAVAINVEEPLFESQTKIKLGSTHMGPKGPTVNKFVGDFIKTEVDNYLHRNAKVAEVLLKKIQESEKERKAIAGVTKIARERAKKVSLHNKKLRDCRIHLNDVKGEDKEDSCIFITEGDSASGSITKSRDVNTQAVFSLRGKPLNSFGLTKKVVYENEEFNLLQAALNIEDGIDGLRYNKVIVATDADVDGMHIRLLLITFFLQFFPDLIKKGHVYILQTPLFRVRNKKETRYCYTEEERVSAINELGPNPEITRFKGLGEISPSEFKHFIGKDMRLEQVKWRKTDTVNELLEFYMGKNTMERQEFIIDNLVVEEDLA, via the coding sequence ATGAGTGAGAACTTAGAAAATAAAACTACTAGTGTAGCTTATACAGATGATCATATCCGTCACTTAAGTGATATGGAGCATATACGCGTGCGTCCAGGAATGTACATTGGTAAGCTTGGTGATGGATCTTTTGCTGAGGATGGTATATATGTTTTATTGAAAGAGGTTCTAGACAACAGTATTGATGAGTTTAAGATGAATGCAGGGAAACGTATTGATGTTGTTGTTGAAGATAATTTGACTGCTTCAGTGCGTGACTTTGGTCGTGGTATTCCTCAGGGTAAACTGATTGAAGCTGTAAGCGTATTAAATACAGGAGGTAAATATGATAGTAAAGCCTTTAAAAAGAGTGTTGGTTTAAATGGAGTAGGTATTAAAGCTGTTAATGCTTTAAGTAAGAGATTTGAAGTGAGAAGTTACAGAGAGGGGAAAATGCGTCGTGCTGTATTCTCTCAAGGTAATCTTGAATTAGATGAAACATTGTCTTCTGGTGAAAAGACTGGTACTTACATTGCCTTTGAACCAGATGAATCTCTCTTCAAGGGTTATAGTTTTAGAAGCGAATATATTGAAACTATGCTTCGTAATTATACCTACCTAAATACAGGTCTGGTTATAAGCTATAATAAAACTCGTATAGAGTCTAAAAATGGTCTTGAAGACTTACTGTCTGATAATATGACTTCTGAAGGGTTATACCCAATTATTCATCTGAAAGGAGATGATATAGAGGTAGCATTCACTCATGCTAGTCAATATGGAGAAGAATATTATTCTTTTGTTAATGGTCAGCATACAACTCAAGGTGGTACGCATCAAAGTGCTTTTAAAGAGCATATAGCTCGTGCTATTCGTGATTTTTACAACAAAAACCATGATTTTTCAGATATTCGAAATGGATTAGTAGCAGCTGTCGCGATTAATGTGGAAGAACCTTTATTTGAAAGCCAAACAAAAATAAAACTGGGCTCAACTCATATGGGACCTAAAGGTCCTACAGTTAATAAATTTGTGGGTGACTTTATTAAAACAGAAGTAGATAATTATTTACATAGAAACGCTAAGGTAGCAGAAGTCCTATTAAAGAAGATTCAAGAATCTGAAAAAGAGAGAAAAGCTATTGCAGGAGTTACTAAAATAGCTCGTGAAAGAGCTAAAAAAGTAAGCTTACATAATAAAAAACTGAGAGATTGTCGCATTCACTTAAATGATGTAAAGGGAGAAGATAAAGAAGATTCATGTATCTTTATAACAGAGGGGGATTCTGCAAGTGGTTCAATAACCAAAAGTAGAGATGTGAATACCCAAGCGGTATTTAGTTTGCGAGGAAAACCGCTCAACTCCTTTGGGTTGACTAAGAAAGTGGTATACGAGAATGAAGAGTTTAATTTATTACAAGCAGCATTAAACATCGAAGATGGTATTGACGGATTGCGTTATAATAAAGTAATCGTAGCGACTGATGCCGATGTGGATGGTATGCATATTAGATTGCTTTTAATCACGTTTTTCCTTCAATTCTTCCCTGATTTGATTAAGAAAGGTCATGTGTATATCCTTCAAACCCCATTATTTAGAGTTAGAAATAAGAAAGAAACAAGATATTGTTATACTGAAGAAGAACGTGTTTCTGCCATTAATGAACTTGGTCCAAATCCTGAAATTACTCGATTTAAAGGATTAGGAGAAATTTCACCTAGTGAGTTTAAGCATTTTATAGGGAAAGATATGAGACTAGAACAAGTGAAATGGCGTAAGACTGATACTGTTAATGAATTACTTGAATTCTACATGGGTAAAAACACAATGGAGAGACAAGAGTTTATTATTGATAATTTAGTTGTAGAAGAAGATTTAGCCTAA
- a CDS encoding protein of unknown function DUF214 (COGs: COG4591 ABC-type transport system involved in lipoprotein release permease component~InterPro IPR003838~KEGG: bth:BT_2838 hypothetical protein~PFAM: Domain of unknown function DUF214, ABC transporter permease~SPTR: Membrane protein;~IMG reference gene:2504106088~PFAM: Predicted permease), producing MKLALNIAWRYLFSKKKHNAINIISAISVCGIALATLTLVCTLSVFNGFQESVASFFTSFDPQLKIVASSGKLFTPQNDLISSIQSIPEVDIITSTLEENAMVKYKENQSMITLKGVDDHFEQVTSIHTLLYGKGEYKLHDNIAQYGIVGGELASQLGTGIHPVYPLEVYAPKQGTKVNMANPATSFNKDYLYSPGVLFSVGQQKYDGSYIICSLQFAQQIFNYDNQITSIEVKLKENVNLEKTQVKLQNLLGKDFKVLDRYQQQTDVFNIMKVEKLISFFFLIFILLIACFNIISSLSMLILEKKEDMQILMNLGADKNFVAKVFLYEGRLITLLGTTIGMILGIGLTLLQEHFGIISLSGGYQFITTAYPVSLHLSDLIVILITVLVVGFISVWYPIRYLSKKILV from the coding sequence GTGAAACTGGCATTAAATATTGCTTGGCGTTATCTCTTTTCTAAAAAAAAGCATAATGCCATAAATATAATTTCCGCTATATCTGTTTGCGGAATTGCACTAGCTACTCTAACTCTTGTCTGTACACTCTCTGTGTTCAATGGATTTCAAGAATCAGTAGCTAGTTTTTTTACCTCGTTTGATCCACAACTCAAAATTGTAGCTTCTTCGGGAAAGCTTTTTACGCCTCAAAACGACCTCATATCCTCTATACAGTCTATCCCAGAGGTGGATATAATAACTTCTACTTTGGAAGAAAACGCAATGGTCAAATACAAAGAAAATCAGAGTATGATTACCTTAAAGGGAGTTGATGACCACTTTGAACAAGTTACTTCAATACATACTTTACTCTATGGAAAAGGAGAGTATAAACTTCACGACAATATAGCTCAATATGGTATTGTTGGTGGCGAACTAGCATCTCAATTAGGGACAGGTATTCATCCCGTTTACCCTCTTGAAGTATATGCTCCGAAGCAAGGAACAAAAGTTAATATGGCCAATCCTGCGACTTCTTTCAACAAGGACTATTTATATTCACCTGGTGTCTTATTTTCTGTTGGACAACAAAAATATGATGGAAGCTATATCATCTGTTCTTTACAGTTTGCACAACAAATTTTTAATTACGACAATCAGATTACTTCAATAGAAGTAAAATTAAAAGAAAATGTTAATCTAGAGAAAACGCAAGTAAAACTTCAAAACCTATTAGGTAAAGACTTTAAAGTTCTAGATAGATATCAACAACAAACTGATGTATTCAACATCATGAAAGTGGAGAAATTGATTTCATTCTTCTTTTTAATTTTTATACTTCTTATTGCTTGCTTCAATATTATTAGCTCATTATCGATGCTCATTTTAGAGAAAAAAGAAGATATGCAAATTCTTATGAATTTAGGAGCAGACAAAAACTTTGTTGCTAAAGTATTCTTATATGAGGGACGCTTGATAACTTTACTAGGTACAACTATAGGAATGATATTAGGTATTGGATTAACTTTATTACAAGAGCATTTTGGTATTATCTCACTAAGCGGAGGATATCAATTCATAACAACAGCTTACCCAGTCAGCTTACATCTATCTGATTTAATTGTGATACTAATAACTGTATTAGTAGTAGGATTTATATCTGTCTGGTATCCTATCCGCTATTTGAGTAAGAAAATACTAGTTTAA
- a CDS encoding Caffeoyl-CoA O-methyltransferase (COGs: COG4122 O-methyltransferase~InterPro IPR002935~KEGG: bfs:BF4276 putative O-methyltransferase~PFAM: O-methyltransferase, family 3~PRIAM: Caffeoyl-CoA O-methyltransferase~SPTR: Putative uncharacterized protein;~IMG reference gene:2504106090~PFAM: O-methyltransferase) yields the protein MKETEALDQYISDHSDPESDYLKALYRATHVKLLRPRMASGHIQGRILKMLTSMIRPRNILEIGTYSGYSALCLAEGLESDGMLYTFEINDEQEDFTRPWLENSPYANKITFIIGDALDIVPNLGVTFDMAFIDGDKRRYISYYETTLAHLSKGGYILADNTLWDEHVLETPKNNDWQTIGIKAFNSYIANDKRVEKVILPLRDGLTIIRKL from the coding sequence ATGAAAGAAACTGAGGCTCTAGATCAGTATATCTCTGATCACAGCGATCCCGAAAGCGATTACTTAAAAGCACTTTATCGTGCTACACATGTAAAGCTACTTCGCCCGCGAATGGCCTCTGGACACATACAAGGACGAATTTTAAAAATGCTTACTAGCATGATTCGTCCTCGTAATATTTTAGAGATTGGTACTTATAGTGGGTACTCTGCTCTTTGTTTAGCTGAAGGTTTGGAATCTGATGGGATGTTGTATACATTTGAAATAAACGATGAGCAAGAAGACTTTACACGCCCATGGTTAGAGAACTCTCCTTATGCAAATAAGATAACATTTATTATTGGAGATGCTTTGGATATCGTTCCAAACTTAGGTGTTACTTTCGATATGGCTTTTATTGACGGTGATAAACGTCGATATATATCCTATTATGAAACAACTTTAGCTCATCTTTCAAAAGGGGGCTATATACTTGCAGATAATACCCTTTGGGATGAGCATGTATTAGAAACACCCAAGAACAATGATTGGCAAACTATTGGCATCAAAGCTTTCAATAGCTATATCGCAAATGATAAACGTGTAGAAAAGGTTATTCTTCCTCTTAGAGATGGATTAACAATAATCAGAAAGTTATAA
- a CDS encoding pyruvate kinase (COGs: COG0469 Pyruvate kinase~InterPro IPR015793:IPR015795:IPR001697~KEGG: bfs:BF4277 pyruvate kinase~PFAM: Pyruvate kinase, barrel; Pyruvate kinase, C-terminal-like~PRIAM: Pyruvate kinase~SPTR: Pyruvate kinase;~TIGRFAM: Pyruvate kinase~IMG reference gene:2504106091~PFAM: Pyruvate kinase, barrel domain; Pyruvate kinase, alpha/beta domain~TIGRFAM: pyruvate kinase): MMLKQTKIVASISDRRCDVDFLQKLFDAGMNVVRINTAHATQEGFEILINNVRTVSNRIGILMDTKGPEVRTTACDEPIDYKIGERVFVIGDPNKITTRGCVSVSYPDFVKDLHIGEDILIDDGELNLRVVDKEEDHLVCEVMNEATLASRKSVNVPGVRINLPSLTEKDKNNILYAINKDIDFIAHSFVRNKQDILDIKEILDSHNSDIKIIAKIENQEGVDNIDEIVDIADGIMIARGDLGIEVPQERIPGIQRRIIKKCILAKKPVIVATQMLHTMISNPRPTRAEVTDIANAIYYRTDALMLSGETAYGKYPVEAVRTMATIAAQAEVDKLDENDIKIPLENPDVTAFLAKQAVKSTALMNIGAIITDSYSGRTARNIAAFRGKCPVLAICYKEKTMRHLALSYGVEAIYLTERANGQEYYFAALRKLVKEGRLTEDEMVCYLSSGRRNMRTSFLEINTVEDVLKYADEYVLPNRNRYL; this comes from the coding sequence ATGATGTTAAAACAGACCAAAATCGTAGCGTCAATTTCTGATAGACGTTGTGATGTGGATTTTTTGCAAAAACTATTTGATGCAGGAATGAATGTGGTACGTATCAATACCGCACATGCTACTCAAGAAGGATTTGAAATCCTAATCAACAATGTAAGAACTGTATCAAACCGTATAGGAATTCTTATGGACACCAAAGGTCCTGAAGTAAGAACTACCGCTTGCGATGAACCAATAGATTATAAAATTGGAGAAAGAGTATTCGTTATAGGTGATCCAAATAAAATAACCACGAGAGGTTGTGTCTCTGTATCTTATCCTGATTTTGTGAAGGATTTACATATTGGAGAAGATATTCTTATTGATGATGGAGAACTTAATCTTCGTGTAGTTGATAAAGAAGAAGACCACTTAGTTTGTGAAGTAATGAATGAAGCAACTCTTGCTAGTAGAAAGAGTGTAAACGTTCCTGGAGTACGTATCAATCTCCCTTCTTTAACTGAAAAAGACAAAAACAACATCTTATACGCAATAAATAAAGATATCGATTTTATTGCACACTCTTTTGTTAGAAACAAACAAGACATTTTAGATATTAAAGAAATCCTTGACTCTCATAATAGTGATATTAAAATCATTGCTAAAATTGAAAACCAAGAAGGCGTTGACAATATTGATGAAATCGTCGACATTGCTGATGGTATTATGATTGCTCGTGGAGACCTTGGTATTGAAGTTCCTCAAGAACGTATACCTGGTATTCAAAGACGTATTATCAAAAAATGTATTTTAGCTAAAAAACCAGTGATTGTAGCAACTCAAATGTTACACACTATGATTAGTAACCCACGTCCTACACGTGCTGAGGTAACAGATATTGCTAATGCTATTTATTATCGTACTGACGCACTAATGCTTAGTGGTGAAACTGCTTATGGAAAATATCCAGTAGAAGCTGTCCGCACTATGGCAACTATTGCTGCACAAGCAGAAGTGGATAAATTGGATGAAAATGATATTAAAATTCCTTTAGAAAACCCTGATGTTACAGCATTCCTAGCTAAACAAGCTGTAAAATCGACTGCACTAATGAATATTGGCGCTATTATAACAGACAGTTATAGTGGACGTACTGCAAGAAACATAGCTGCATTTCGTGGTAAATGTCCTGTTTTAGCAATTTGCTATAAAGAAAAGACAATGCGTCACCTTGCCCTTTCTTATGGTGTAGAAGCAATCTATCTTACTGAAAGAGCTAATGGACAAGAATACTATTTTGCTGCTCTTAGAAAACTTGTAAAAGAAGGTAGACTAACTGAAGATGAGATGGTATGCTACTTAAGTAGTGGTAGAAGAAATATGCGTACTTCTTTCTTGGAAATTAATACTGTAGAAGATGTATTAAAATACGCTGACGAATATGTTCTTCCAAATAGAAACAGATACTTATAA